A single region of the Brassica rapa cultivar Chiifu-401-42 chromosome A03, CAAS_Brap_v3.01, whole genome shotgun sequence genome encodes:
- the LOC103860116 gene encoding LRR receptor-like serine/threonine-protein kinase RPK2 translates to MGDSITQDYASSPLENDASSGKGNGYNSLEIASIASASAIVSVLIALVILFLYTRKLHPRSKIMSTTTKREVTMFIDIGVSITFDNVVTATRNFNASNLIGNGGFGATYKAVIISQEDQNVVVAIKRLSIGRFQGVQQFHAEIKTLGRLKHQNLVTLIGYHASETEMFLVYNYLPGGNLERFIRERSTRAVEWRVLHKIALDVARALAYLHDQCVPRVLHRDVKPSNILLDDDHNAYLSDFGLARLLGASETHATTGVAGTFGYVAPEYAMTCRVSDKADVYSYGVVLLELLSDKKVLDPSFVRYGNGFNIVQWGDMLLRQGRAKEFFTAGLWDVGPHDDLVEVLHLAVICTLDSLSTRPTMKQVVQRLKQLQPQLQTRVV, encoded by the coding sequence ATGGGAGATTCCATCACGCAAGATTATGCATCTTCGCCACTCGAAAACGATGCTTCGTCAGGGAAAGGCAACGGATACAACTCGCTAGAGATTGCTTCCATCGCATCAGCTTCAGCCATCGTCTCGGTTCTCATCGCTCTTGTGATTCTCTTCCTCTACACTCGGAAGTTGCATCCGAGATCAAAGATCATGTCCACCACCACCAAACGAGAAGTCACTATGTTCATCGACATAGGAGTTTCAATAACCTTCGACAACGTAGTTACCGCTACAAGAAACTTCAACGCCAGTAATCTCATCGGTAACGGCGGATTTGGAGCAACTTACAAAGCGGTAATAATCTCTCAAGAAGACCAAAACGTCGTCGTTGCTATCAAACGCCTCTCCATCGGACGGTTCCAAGGCGTCCAACAGTTCCACGCAGAGATCAAGACTCTCGGTAGGCTTAAGCACCAGAACCTCGTGACTCTTATCGGTTACCACGCGAGCGAGACCGAGATGTTCTTGGTTTACAACTATCTCCCCGGAGGCAACCTCGAGAGATTCATCCGAGAACGTTCCACGAGAGCTGTGGAGTGGAGAGTTCTTCACAAGATCGCGCTCGACGTAGCTCGAGCTCTCGCCTACCTCCACGACCAATGCGTCCCGCGGGTTCTCCACCGCGATGTTAAACCGAGCAACATCCTCTTGGACGATGATCACAACGCTTATTTATCTGATTTCGGGTTAGCGAGGCTGCTCGGGGCTTCGGAAACGCACGCAACGACTGGCGTGGCCGGTACGTTTGGTTACGTGGCGCCCGAGTATGCGATGACTTGTAGGGTTTCGGATAAAGCGGATGTTTACAGCTACGGGGTGGTGCTTCTGGAGCTGCTCTCGGACAAGAAGGTGCTTGATCCGTCTTTTGTTAGGTACGGTAACGGTTTCAACATTGTGCAGTGGGGTGACATGTTGTTGAGACAGGGACGTGCCAAGGAGTTTTTCACGGCCGGTTTGTGGGATGTTGGTCCGCATGATGATCTCGTTGAGGTTCTGCACTTAGCGGTTATCTGTACGTTGGATTCTTTATCGACGAGACCGACGATGAAGCAAGTTGTACAGCGGTTGAAGCAGCTCCAACCTCAGCTCCAGACTCGTGTTGTGTAG
- the LOC103858941 gene encoding ninja-family protein AFP4 — translation MEMLRARGSSTNGVVQVPNLLGKFFVTSNHFCHRDSEHGERREEAMKKDEDIELTLGLSLNGQFGTDPRSRKRKNFELARSSSIPEGFVFDGQRSGGDMRQTGVSDMFQLDRTRSLPVETEIEAKRKRAEKTKVQAEAKTFLSFNVPPLPTKEKGEKDGFLVPGPVSGRGKNGNTAKKKNQEVSGMEKARNILEDMPCVSTRDVGADGKRVEGFLYWYGGSKEEVKIVCVCHGSFLSPAEFVRHGGGTVSDGGGDVTSNPLRHIVVKLPSSSL, via the coding sequence ATGGAGATGTTAAGAGCAAGGGGAAGCAGCACAAACGGCGTCGTTCAAGTCCCTAATCTTTTGGGGAAGTTTTTCGTCACGAGCAACCATTTTTGTCACAGAGACTCTGAGCATGGTGAGAGACGGGAAGAGGCAATGAAGAAGGATGAAGATATTGAGCTAACGTTAGGTCTTTCTCTGAATGGTCAGTTTGGTACGGATCCGAGatcgaggaagaggaagaactTTGAATTGGCTCGATCTTCTTCCATACCGGAAGGTTTCGTCTTCGACGGACAAAGATCCGGCGGAGATATGCGGCAGACAGGAGTTTCGGACATGTTCCAGCTGGATCGGACGCGTTCTCTGCCTGTGGAAACGGAGATAGAGGCGAAGAGGAAGCGAGCGGAGAAGACAAAGGTCCAAGCCGAGGCGAAGACGTTTCTGTCATTTAACGTTCCTCCTCTTCCGACAAAGGAGAAGGGAGAGAAAGATGGTTTTCTTGTCCCCGGTCCGGTCAGCGGGAGGGGCAAAAATGGAAACACGGCGAAGAAAAAGAACCAAGAAGTTTCGGGGATGGAGAAGGCGAGGAACATTTTGGAAGACATGCCTTGTGTGTCGACGAGGGATGTCGGAGCTGACGGGAAACGCGTGGAAGGGTTTCTTTATTGGTACGGAGGGAGCAAGGAGGAGGTGAAGATAGTGTGTGTTTGCCACGGCAGTTTTCTTTCTCCGGCGGAGTTCGTTAGGCACGGCGGAGGTACGGTGTCCGACGGTGGTGGTGATGTTACGAGTAACCCGCTTAGACATATTGTTGTTAAactcccttcttcttctttgtag
- the LOC103858942 gene encoding uncharacterized protein LOC103858942 isoform X2, with translation MILIGFSYSLPKHLLKKKNIFLSLILFTFLFSFVHTLIKENRIAYFLLYIYLLLHHHHHLLITYFIEQQNPRFAVQLRTVQTEEFSSIMDTGPWKDTNDDVSGQTRTRREGESEEAVATTKRPATISSSSSWMKSKDPRIVRVSRAFGGKDRHSKVCTLRGLRDRRVRLSVPTAIQLYDLQERLGLDQPSKAVDWLLNVAKEEIDELPPLPVSPETFTLFNHHQSFLNLGQRPGQDPTQLGFKINGCVEESTTTSREENNNERGEKDVSFANNHHIGSYGTYHNMEHHHQQHSSFQADYHQHQLHSLVPFPSQFLVCPMTTLSTTTTTTQSLFPSSSSAGSWTMETTDPRRMIFPGSDRSGGRDAFWRLNEAVQDGGVNEVGFSGVAPSDLVFSFVDLHGVAAVVARETQFWYSPLVFSLVALAKSFIFELEWSVLFFLSSGYLASCIKTWSNCVRWRRRTSLSARAQRIGGRVAVTSLHGFSSGGLSPFARSLSSSVHSPASSREVSGVFISALVLALGSPPMCWPELREYRIRFSDPDRKLRVASYESVGVTRSLETRLKIDHPSAGISTWSLDVLVASAIDGKHSSPDSPVFCASLTVSVAMMMKSSGSSYSGRKTTRTAAVS, from the exons ATGATATTGATAGGGTTCTCATATTCACTTCCAAAgcatcttttgaaaaaaaaaaacatcttccTCTCTCTTATTTTGTTTACTTTCTTATTTTCATTTGTTCATACTTTAATAAAGGAAAATCGAATCGCATACTTTCTTCTCTatatttatcttcttcttcatcatcatcatcatcttcttatTACTTACTTTATAGAACAACAAAACCCTAGATTTGCTGTTCAGCTCAGGACCGTACAAACTGAAGAGTTCAG TAGCATCATGGATACCGGCCCTTGGAAAGATACAAACGACGACGTTTCAGGTCAGACTAGGACAAGACGTGAAGGAGAGTCGGAAGAAGCCGTAGCCACTACGAAGCGGCCAGCtacgatttcttcttcttcgtcgtggATGAAGTCAAAGGATCCAAGGATTGTTAGGGTTTCACGAGCCTTTGGAGGCAAAGACCGTCACAGCAAAGTGTGTACGTTGCGTGGTCTACGTGACAGACGCGTGAGATTATCAGTCCCCACGGCTATCCAGCTCTATGATCTTCAAGAACGCCTCGGCCTTGACCAGCCTAGCAAAGCCGTTGACTGGCTGCTCAATGTAGCTAAAGAGGAGATCGATGAGCTTCCTCCCTTGCCCGTCTCGCCGGAAACTTTCACTCTTTTCAACCATCATCAGTCTTTCTTGAATCTTGGTCAACGGCCGGGTCAAGATCCGACCCAACTCGGATTTAAAATCAATGGATGTGTAGAAGAGTCTACTACTACTAGCCGCGAAGAAAACAACAATGAGAGAGGTGAAAAAGATGTTTCTTTTGCAAACAATCATCACATTGGGTCTTATGGAACCTATCACAACATGgaacatcatcatcaacaacattCGAGTTTTCAGGCGGATTATCATCAACATCAACTACATAGTCTTGTCCCATTTCCATCACAGTTCTTGGTATGTCCAATGACGACAttgtcaacaacaacaacaactacacAATCTTTGTTTCCCTCATCCTCATCAGCTGGTTCCTGGACTATGGAGACAACAGATCCAAGGCGAATG ATCTTCCCGGGAAGTGATAGATCCGGTGGTCGTGATGCTTTCTGGAGACTCAACGAGGCGGTTCAAGACGGTGGTGTGAACGAAGTCGGTTTTTCGGGTGTGGCTCCGTCAGATCTCGTTTTCAGTTTTGTAGATCTACACGGGGTCGCGGCAGTGGTGGCGCGTGAGACTCAGTTCTGGTACTCTCCTCTGGTCTTTTCTCTTGTTGCTTTAGCGAAGAGTTTCATCTTCGAGTTGGAGTGGAGCGTTTTGTTCTTCTTGTCGTCTGGATACTTGGCGTCTTGTATCAAGACTTGGTCTAACTGCGTTCGGTGGAGACGGCGGACCTCTTTGTCGGCGCGTGCACAGAGGATTGGTGGTCGTGTGGCTGTTACTTCTCT ACATGGCTTCTCCTCCGGTGGCCTCTCTCCATTTGCTAGATCTCTCTCGTCTTCGGTTCATAGCCCAGCCTCTTCGCGGGAGGTCAGTGGCGTCTTCATTTCCGCTTTGGTGCTTGCTCTCGGTTCTCCACCGATGTGTTGGCCAGAGCTCAGGGAGTACAGGATCAGGTTCTCTGATCCGGACCGGAAGCTGCGGGTAGCATCTTATGAGTCTGTTGGTGTTACTCGTAGCTTGGAGACCCGGTTGAAGATCGATCATCCCAGTGCCGGGATCTCTACTTGGAGTCTTG ACGTGTTGGTGGCCTCGGCAATTGACGGTAAGCATTCCTCTCCCGACAGTCCGGTGTTTTGCGCTTCATTGACCGTGTCGGTTGCGATGATGATGAAGTCATCGGGATCCAGCTACTCCGGCAGGAAGACAACTAGGACGGCGGCGGTCTCCTAG
- the LOC103858942 gene encoding transcription factor TCP13 isoform X1, with protein MDTGPWKDTNDDVSGQTRTRREGESEEAVATTKRPATISSSSSWMKSKDPRIVRVSRAFGGKDRHSKVCTLRGLRDRRVRLSVPTAIQLYDLQERLGLDQPSKAVDWLLNVAKEEIDELPPLPVSPETFTLFNHHQSFLNLGQRPGQDPTQLGFKINGCVEESTTTSREENNNERGEKDVSFANNHHIGSYGTYHNMEHHHQQHSSFQADYHQHQLHSLVPFPSQFLVCPMTTLSTTTTTTQSLFPSSSSAGSWTMETTDPRRMVSHFQMPLMGSSSSSASQNISTLYSLLHGSSSNNGSSNRMSSVQLNQTSRGSDNPM; from the coding sequence ATGGATACCGGCCCTTGGAAAGATACAAACGACGACGTTTCAGGTCAGACTAGGACAAGACGTGAAGGAGAGTCGGAAGAAGCCGTAGCCACTACGAAGCGGCCAGCtacgatttcttcttcttcgtcgtggATGAAGTCAAAGGATCCAAGGATTGTTAGGGTTTCACGAGCCTTTGGAGGCAAAGACCGTCACAGCAAAGTGTGTACGTTGCGTGGTCTACGTGACAGACGCGTGAGATTATCAGTCCCCACGGCTATCCAGCTCTATGATCTTCAAGAACGCCTCGGCCTTGACCAGCCTAGCAAAGCCGTTGACTGGCTGCTCAATGTAGCTAAAGAGGAGATCGATGAGCTTCCTCCCTTGCCCGTCTCGCCGGAAACTTTCACTCTTTTCAACCATCATCAGTCTTTCTTGAATCTTGGTCAACGGCCGGGTCAAGATCCGACCCAACTCGGATTTAAAATCAATGGATGTGTAGAAGAGTCTACTACTACTAGCCGCGAAGAAAACAACAATGAGAGAGGTGAAAAAGATGTTTCTTTTGCAAACAATCATCACATTGGGTCTTATGGAACCTATCACAACATGgaacatcatcatcaacaacattCGAGTTTTCAGGCGGATTATCATCAACATCAACTACATAGTCTTGTCCCATTTCCATCACAGTTCTTGGTATGTCCAATGACGACAttgtcaacaacaacaacaactacacAATCTTTGTTTCCCTCATCCTCATCAGCTGGTTCCTGGACTATGGAGACAACAGATCCAAGGCGAATGGTAAGCCATTTTCAAATGCCACTAATGGgtagttcttcttcttcagcatcCCAAAACATTTCGACTTTATACTCATTGTTACATGGTAGTAGTAGCAACAATGGTAGTAGTAACCGAATGTCGTCAGTCCAACTCAACCAGACTAGTAGAGGAAGTGATAATCCCATGTGA